In a genomic window of Ipomoea triloba cultivar NCNSP0323 chromosome 3, ASM357664v1:
- the LOC116013317 gene encoding protein PLASTID MOVEMENT IMPAIRED 1-RELATED 1-like, giving the protein MLSKSESRRKIGENSGHGKLLNDIESLSKALHLDRTTPRSLMSTVSSRSKAVGKSNSAETKSKAVRKDLAEKENKKSGWGWKGLKALTHVPNRRFNCCFTLQVHCVEGLPPLFDDLSLIVHWRRRDAELSTKSVTVVEGVAEFEQELKHSCSVYGSGNGPYHSAKYEAKHFLLYVSIYGVPKLDLGKHRVDLTRLLPLALEELEGEKSSGKWTTTYRLSGRAKGASLNVSFGYAVLQDNPSKKNVIEGQNRGSAVRRLGQYEQAIVRHAGSLPSKSSVSKRSLAARFAAESSLSLKSIKDVHEASPVSRLEFSESVNVLYQKLEEEMLGVPTGPNMSDNVESSKPDSKLPSEVGMGNAADECEVVEFSVIEKGIELSSKEQEKTGVDSIGNSHDSVEGCIVPANAFGRPPDSELQLQSMTKEIGGNKEDDQVNDFDFKEKDDSTKESIMKELDSMLDVVSNLANEGLDYPDDEREVINEDSCFGTKGNYTKVRKGNSLGPDDAYGDGDFLDMLGIEHSPFGLSSESEPDSPRERLLRQFEKDALVNGHSLFNFDMDTDPCLSVCDALNDPDCSNSSKDFDYTSVTESSKMIPGIKIENTRNKTTASMLEDLETEVLMHELGLNERAFQYSPSSSTFGSPIDLPPEDLDHLPPPLGEGLGSFVQTKNGGFLRSMNPALFKNAKSGGKLILQVSSPVVVPAEMGSGVMDILQHLASIGIEKFSMQANKLMPLEDITGKTMQQIAWEAAPSLEGPERHGKLSREFEVVENMSGFPDMLQGKSRGLKPSKLESSSTGTRCDSEYVSLEDLAPLAMDKIESLSIEGLRIQAGLSDEDTPSNISPQSVGESSASEGKTVIFGGSKGLEGTGGLQLMNIKDNGDEVDGLMGLCLSLDEWMKLDSGEIDYEDGISERTCKLLSAHHAKRADLSKGRSRCGLLSNNFTVALMVQLHDPLRNFEPVGAPMLTLVQVERVFVPPKPKMYSSVCEVRCNSEEDEESEAAKKDEIMEEPKVERIPEEELISQYKITEVHVAGLKTEQGRKKLWGSKTQQQTGSRWLLANGMGKKNKHPLMKSKASNKSSLPASTTPDTTTVQPGDTLWSISSRIHGTGAKWKELAALNPHIRNPNVIFPNETVKLR; this is encoded by the exons ATGTTGTCGAAATCGGAATCTCGGAGGAAAATTGGTGAAAATTCAGGGCACGGGAAGCTATTAAATGATATTGAATCGCTTAGTAAAGCCCTGCATTTGGACAGAACTACTCCGAGGAGTTTAATGTCAACAGTAAGCAGTCGTTCAAAAGCTGTTGGAAAATCAAATTCTGCAGAAACAAAATCGAAAGCTGTTAGGAAGGATTTGGCTGAGAAGGAGAATAAGAAGTCTGGTTGGGGTTGGAAGGGGTTGAAGGCCTTAACTCATGTACCAAACCGGAGGTTCAACTGTTGTTTCACCCTGCAAGTCCACTGTGTTGAAGGGCTGCCTCCATTGTTTGATGATCTTAGTCTGATTGTGCATTGGAGAAGGCGGGATGCGGAGTTGAGTACTAAATCAGTGACAGTTGTGGAAGGGGTAGCTGAGTTTGAACAGGAGTTGAAGCATTCATGTTCTGTGTATGGCAGTGGGAATGGACCGTACCATTCTGCAAAGTATGAGGCCAAGCATTTCTTGTTGTATGTATCGATATATGGTGTTCCCAAGCTTGATTTGGGGAAGCATAGGGTGGATCTTACCAGGTTGCTTCCTCTTGCATTGGAGGAATTGGAGGGTGAGAAGAGTTCTGGTAAGTGGACAACCACTTACAGGCTATCAGGGAGGGCTAAGGGTGCTTCATTGAATGTCAGTTTTGGGTATGCTGTTCTTCAGGACAATCCTAGCAAGAAGAATGTGATTGAGGGGCAGAATAGGGGAAGTGCGGTGAGGCGGTTAGGACAGTATGAGCAGGCCATAGTGAGGCATGCAGGAAGCCTTCCTTCAAAGTCATCTGTTTCGAAGCGAAGCCTTGCTGCAAGGTTTGCTGCTGAGTCAAGTTTGTCTTTGAAATCCATAAAAGATGTTCACGAGGCTTCACCAGTGTCGAGGTTGGAATTTTCTGAATCAGTGAATGTGCTCTACCAAAAACTTGAGGAAGAGATGTTGGGCGTGCCTACTGGTCCTAATATGTCTGATAATGTTGAAAGTTCAAAACCAGATTCAAAGTTGCCATCCGAGGTTGGAATGGGAAATGCTGCAGATGAGTGTGAAGTTGTTGAGTTTTCTGTCATAGAGAAAGGCATAGAACTGTCTTCGAAGGAACAGGAGAAAACAGGTGTTGATTCCATCGGGAATTCTCATGATTCTGTAGAGGGTTGTATTGTACCTGCCAATGCGTTTGGCAGACCCCCCGACTCAGAATTGCAGCTTCAATCCATGACCAAGGAAATTGGTGGTAACAAAGAGGATGATCAGGTAAATGACTTTGATTTTAAGGAGAAAGATGATTCCACCAAAGAATCAATCATGAAAGAATTGGATTCTATGTTGGATGTTGTCTCAAATCTGGCAAATGAGGGATTAGATTATCCAGATGATGAAAGAGAAGTTATAAATGAAGATAGTTGTTTCGGTACTAAAGGAAATTATACAAAGGTTAGGAAAGGGAATTCCCTAGGACCAGATGATGCATATGGGGATGGTGACTTTTTGGATATGCTTGGGATAGAACATAGTCCATTTGGCTTGAGTTCTGAAAGTGAGCCCGATTCACCAAGAGAGCGCCTATTGAGGCAATTCGAGAAGGATGCTTTGGTCAATGGTCATTCCTTGTTTAACTTTGATATGGACACAGATCCCTGCTTAAGTGTTTGTGATGCTTTAAATGATCCAGATTGCAGTAACAGTTCCAAGGACTTTGATTACACATCTGTGACCGAGTCTTCTAAGATGATTCCCGggataaaaatagaaaacaccAGGAATAAAACAACTGCCTCTATGTTGGAGGACTTGGAAACAGAGGTTCTGATGCATGAACTAGGCTTGAATGAAAGGGCATTTCAATATTCTCCTAGCTCGAGCACGTTTGGCAGCCCGATTGATTTGCCTCCTGAGGATCTCGATCACTTACCACCTCCTCTTGGAGAAGGATTAGGCTCCTTCGTTCAGACCAAAAATGGAGGCTTCTTGCGCTCAATGAATCCTGCACTTTTCAAGAATGCAAAAAGTGGTGGGAAATTGATTTTGCAGGTTTCTAGTCCAGTAGTTGTGCCCGCAGAAATGGGATCGGGTGTCATGGATATATTGCAGCATTTAGCTTCCATTGGCATTGAAAAGTTTTCTATGCAAGCCAACAAGTTAATGCCATTGGAAGATATAACGGGGAAGACAATGCAACAAATTGCATGGGAAGCTGCACCCTCCTTGGAGGGACCTGAGAG GCATGGTAAGTTGTCCCGAGAATTTGAGGTTGTAGAAAACATGTCAGGTTTTCCAGATATGCTTCAAGGCAAGTCACGTGGACTCAAGCCTAGTAAGCTCGAGTCTAGTTCCACTGGCACTCGATGTGATTCAGAATATgtatccttagaagatcttGCCCCTTTGGCAATGGATAAAATTGAATCTCTTTCAATTGAGGGGCTGAGAATACAAGCAGGCCTGTCAGATGAGGACACACCTTCAAACATAAGTCCACAATCGGTTGGTGAATCTTCAGCCTCTGAAGGAAAGACAGTAATTTTTGGTGGATCCAAGGGCCTGGAAGGAACTGGTGGGTTACAGCTGATGAACATTAAAGACAATGGTGATGAAGTTGATGGCTTGATGGGACTGTGTCTATCACTTGACGAATGGATGAAGCTAGATTCTGGCGAAATTGATTATGAAGATGGGATTAGTGAACGAACGTGTAAACTACTTTCTGCACACCATGCCAAGCGCGCAGACTTGAGTAAAGGAAGATCACGGTGTGGTTTGTTGAGCAACAACTTCACGGTTGCATTGATGGTGCAGCTTCATGATCCTTTAAGGAACTTCGAGCCGGTCGGTGCACCAATGCTCACTCTGGTTCAGGTAGAGAGAGTATTCGTTCCCCCTAAACCAAAGATGTATAGCTCAGTTTGTGAAGTAAGATGCAACAGTGAAGAAGACGAAGAATCTGAAGCTGCTAAAAAGGATGAAATAATGGAAGAGCCAAAGGTGGAGAGGATACCAGAGGAGGAATTAATCTCTCAGTACAAAATCACTGAAGTTCATGTTGCAGGCTTGAAGACTGAGCAAGGCAGGAAGAAACTATGGGGCTCCAAAACTCAACAGCAGACTGGTTCCCGTTGGCTGCTTGCCAACGGAATGGGGAAGAAGAACAAACACCCGCTTATGAAGTCGAAAGCCAGCAATAAATCTTCATTGCCAGCTTCCACAACACCAGACACAACCACAGTGCAGCCCGGTGATACTCTTTGGAGCATCTCCTCCCGCATTCATGGAACAGGAGCGAAATGGAAAGAGCTGGCTGCATTAAATCCTCATATTCGGAACCCAAATGTCATCTTCCCAAATGAAACCGTCAAATTGAGGTAG
- the LOC116014345 gene encoding uncharacterized membrane protein C776.05 isoform X1: MSSCEDLIEYANGDSFVKVKQRLKDRSKKMAETKEKTKQILSEHADKIAKRAEEHETFITKVTHLLGVLWFGGFCFLLGARPQDIPYVYCLFYFTFVPLRWIYYRYKKWHYYLLDFCYYANTISIITILFYPKNEKLFMVCFSFAEGPLAWALIVWRCSLVFSSADKIVSVFIHLLPGLVFFTIRWWVPEYFGAMHPEGNERRASWPYAESKSYLWTWLFFVPLISYTLWQILYFLIVDVLRRQRFLRDPEVMTSYRELSKKAQKANNVWWRLSGLLGDQNRLFMYILLQALFTMATTALAVPIFLSYELHVVFQILKISAATWNGGNFLVEVMPRQAILKEKKKSEMQHMPTSSEYQTASPESAGKVSLESETETVFTE, encoded by the exons ATGTCGAGCTGCGAAGACCTCATCGAGTATGCTAATGGAGATTCGTTCGTCAAAGTCAAACAGAGGCTCAAAGATCGATCAAAG AAAATGGCCGAAACCAAGGAGAAGACGAAGCAGATCTTGTCCGAGCATGCAGACAAGATTGCCAAACGGGCTGAAGAACATGAAACCTTCATCACCAAG GTGACTCATCTGCTTGGTGTTCTTTGGTTTGGGGGATTTTGCTTTCTTTTAGGTGCAA GGCCACAAGATATTCCTTATGTATACTGTCTGTTCTACTTCACCTTTGTTCCTCTTCGATGGATTTATTACCGATATAAGAAATGGCATTACTATCTTTTG GATTTTTGCTATTATGCTAATACGATTTCCATAATCACGATTCTCTTCTATccgaaaaatgaaaaacttttCATGGTTTGTTTCTCATTTGCAGAG GGTCCTCTAGCATGGGCATTAATTGTTTGGCGTTGTAGCTTGGTTTTTAGTTCTGCTGACAAAATTGTTAGTGTCTTCATACATCTTTTACCTG GGTTGGTTTTCTTCACAATTCGATGGTGGGTTCCCGAGTATTTCGGAGCCATGCATCCCGAAGGAAATGAACGTAGAGCTTCATGGCCTTACGCGGAAAGCAAATCATACCTCTGGACATGGCTGTTTTTCGTCCCCCTAATATCATACACTCTCTGGCAGATTCTCTATTTCCTCATCGTGGATGTGTTACGCCGCCAAAGATTCTTAAGAGATCCCGAGGTCATGACTTCTTATAG GGAACTATCGAAAAAAGCCCAAAAAGCAAACAACGTATGGTGGCGTCTAAGTGGGTTGCTCGGTGACCAGAACCGCTTGTTCATGTACATTCTTCTGCAGGCTCTGTTCACCATGGCAACCACGGCACTCGCAGTGCCCATCTTTTTGTCTTACGAGCTGCACGTCGTATTCCAAATACTCAAGATATCTGCAGCAACGTGGAACGGGGGGAACTTCTTGGTGGAAGTGATGCCGAGACAGGCGATCCtcaaggagaagaagaaatcgGAGATGCAACACATGCCAACATCATCGGAATATCAGACTGCTAGCCCAGAGAGCGCGGGAAAAGTAAGCTTAGAGTCTGAGACTGAGACTGTTTTTACCGAGTAG
- the LOC116014345 gene encoding uncharacterized membrane protein C776.05 isoform X2 produces the protein MAETKEKTKQILSEHADKIAKRAEEHETFITKVTHLLGVLWFGGFCFLLGARPQDIPYVYCLFYFTFVPLRWIYYRYKKWHYYLLDFCYYANTISIITILFYPKNEKLFMVCFSFAEGPLAWALIVWRCSLVFSSADKIVSVFIHLLPGLVFFTIRWWVPEYFGAMHPEGNERRASWPYAESKSYLWTWLFFVPLISYTLWQILYFLIVDVLRRQRFLRDPEVMTSYRELSKKAQKANNVWWRLSGLLGDQNRLFMYILLQALFTMATTALAVPIFLSYELHVVFQILKISAATWNGGNFLVEVMPRQAILKEKKKSEMQHMPTSSEYQTASPESAGKVSLESETETVFTE, from the exons ATGGCCGAAACCAAGGAGAAGACGAAGCAGATCTTGTCCGAGCATGCAGACAAGATTGCCAAACGGGCTGAAGAACATGAAACCTTCATCACCAAG GTGACTCATCTGCTTGGTGTTCTTTGGTTTGGGGGATTTTGCTTTCTTTTAGGTGCAA GGCCACAAGATATTCCTTATGTATACTGTCTGTTCTACTTCACCTTTGTTCCTCTTCGATGGATTTATTACCGATATAAGAAATGGCATTACTATCTTTTG GATTTTTGCTATTATGCTAATACGATTTCCATAATCACGATTCTCTTCTATccgaaaaatgaaaaacttttCATGGTTTGTTTCTCATTTGCAGAG GGTCCTCTAGCATGGGCATTAATTGTTTGGCGTTGTAGCTTGGTTTTTAGTTCTGCTGACAAAATTGTTAGTGTCTTCATACATCTTTTACCTG GGTTGGTTTTCTTCACAATTCGATGGTGGGTTCCCGAGTATTTCGGAGCCATGCATCCCGAAGGAAATGAACGTAGAGCTTCATGGCCTTACGCGGAAAGCAAATCATACCTCTGGACATGGCTGTTTTTCGTCCCCCTAATATCATACACTCTCTGGCAGATTCTCTATTTCCTCATCGTGGATGTGTTACGCCGCCAAAGATTCTTAAGAGATCCCGAGGTCATGACTTCTTATAG GGAACTATCGAAAAAAGCCCAAAAAGCAAACAACGTATGGTGGCGTCTAAGTGGGTTGCTCGGTGACCAGAACCGCTTGTTCATGTACATTCTTCTGCAGGCTCTGTTCACCATGGCAACCACGGCACTCGCAGTGCCCATCTTTTTGTCTTACGAGCTGCACGTCGTATTCCAAATACTCAAGATATCTGCAGCAACGTGGAACGGGGGGAACTTCTTGGTGGAAGTGATGCCGAGACAGGCGATCCtcaaggagaagaagaaatcgGAGATGCAACACATGCCAACATCATCGGAATATCAGACTGCTAGCCCAGAGAGCGCGGGAAAAGTAAGCTTAGAGTCTGAGACTGAGACTGTTTTTACCGAGTAG
- the LOC116012199 gene encoding myosin-17-like yields the protein MASTVNITVGSHVWVEDPQLAWINGEIVKIDGQNVHVNTTNGKKVVAKISKVFPEDTEAPPGGVDDMTKLSYLHEPGVLQNLAARYQLNEIYTYTGNILIAVNPFQRLPHLYDIHMMEQYNGATLGELSPHVFAVADVAYRAMINEGKSNSILVSGESGAGKTETTKMLMRYLAHLGGRSGVEGRTVEQQVLESNPVLEAFGNAKTVRNNNSSRFGKFVEIQFDKKGRISGAAVRTYLLERSRVCQISNPERNYHCFYLLCATPEEKKRYKLGSANEFHYLNQSNCYELDGVNDADEYLATRRAMDIVGISEGEQEAIFRVVAAILHLGNVDFANGQEIDSSVIKDEKSRFHLNMTADLLKCDAKSLEDALIKRVMVTPEEVITRTLDLEAALSSRDALAKTLYSRLFDWIVQKINISIGQDPNSTSAIGVLDIYGFESFKTNSFEQFCINFTNEKLQQHFNQHVFKMEQEEYEKEEINWSYIEFVDNQDVLDLIEKKPGGIIALLDEACMFPKSTHETFSQKLYQTFVKNKRFIKPKLSRTSFTISHYAGEVTYQADLFLEKNKDYVVAEHQELLTASKCSFVAGLFPPLPEEASKSSKFSSIGTRFKLQLQSLMETLNSTEPHYIRCVKPNNVLKPAIFENSNVIQQLRCGGVLEAIRISCAGYPTRRTFYEFLLRFGVLAPEVLSGNHDDKVASQMILDKMALKGYQIGKNKVFLRAGQMAELDARRAEVLGNTARIIQGQIRTYIRRKEFVALRQAAVQLQSCWRAMLACKLYGQLRREAAALKVQKNFRCYVARKSYSTLHCSAITLQTGMRAMVAHEEHRLRKQTKAAIKIQAHFRCHRAYSYYKSLQRAAIVTQCGWRQRVARKELRKLKMAARETGALKEAKDKLEKKVEELTWRLQLEKRLRTELEETKAQETAKLQEALHALQIQVDEANVRIIQEREAAQKAIEEAQPVIKETPVIVQDTEKINALTAEVERLKASLLSEKHAAEEAKKACTDAESRNAELMNKLGDAEQKIDQLQDLVQRLEEKLSNSTSENQVLRQQVLTMSPTEKTISIQPKTPIVQRTPENGNVMKGAAKFIHRMDLAVSSPMEPTSEGKPQKSLNEKQQENQDLLIKCISQDLGFSGGKPVTACVIYKCLLHWRSFEVERTSVFDCIIQTIASAIEAADSNGVLAYWLCNTSTLLMLLQQTLKASGTSSFTSQRRRSQSAAFFGRMPQGLRTSVQTAGLSFLNGRTLGRMDDLRQVEAKYPALLFKQQLTAFLEKVYGMIRDNLKKEISPLISLCIQAPRSSRASLVKGRFHVNAAAQQALIGHWQSIVKSLDNSMKIMKANYVPPFLIRKVFNQIFSFINVQLFNSLLLRRECCSFSNGEYVKSGLAELKKWCNYATEEYVGLAWDELKHIREAVGFLVIHQKPKKTLHEITNELCPVLSIQQLYRISTMYWDDKYGTRSVSSDVISRMKALMAEHSNNGVSSSFLLDDDSSIPFSVDDISKSIQVDAGDVEPPPLIRENSGFMFLHQRSGGNKTNTPSIKA from the exons ATG GCATCAACTGTCAACATTACTGTAGGCTCTCATGTCTGGGTTGAGGACCCTCAATTGGCATGGATAAATGGAGAAATAGTCAAAATTGATGGTCAAAATGTACATGTTAATACTACAAACGGTAAAAAG GTTGTTGCAAAGATCTCTAAGGTGTTCCCCGAGGACACTGAAGCACCTCCTGGTGGTGTAGATGATATGACTAAACTATCTTATCTTCATGAACCTGGAGTTCTTCAAAACCTTGCTGCCAGATACCAACtaaatgaaatatat ACATACActggaaatattttaattgcagTAAACCCCTTCCAAAGATTACCTCATCTTTATGATATTCACATGATGGAACAATATAATGGAGCAACATTAGGAGAGTTGAGTCCTCACGTTTTTGCAGTTGCTGATGTTGCATATAG AGCCATGATTAATGAAGGAAAGAGCAACTCAATTTTGGTCAGTGGAGAAAGTGGTGCTGGTAAGACAGAAACCACTAAGATGCTTATGAGATACCTTGCACATCTGGGAGGTAGGTCAGGGGTTGAAGGACGGACTGTAGAGCAGCAAGTTTTAGAA TCAAATCCTGTCCTTGAGGCATTTGGAAATGCTAAAACTGTGAGGAATAACAACTCAAG TCGCTTCGGTAAATTTGTTGAGATACAATTTGATAAGAAGGGAAGGATATCAGGTGCAGCTGTACGGACATATCTTCTGGAGAGATCTCGTGTTTGCCAAATTTCAAATCCTGAAAGAAACTACCACTGCTTTTATCTTCTTTGTGCGACGCCTGAG GAGAAAAAAAGGTATAAGTTGGGGAGCGCAAACGAATTTCATTATCTCAACCAGTCCAATTGTTATGAGCTTGATGGAGTGAATGACGCTGATGAGTACCTTGCAACAAGAAGGGCTATGGATATAGTTGGAATCAGTGAGGGAGAACAG GAGGCAATTTTTAGGGTGGTTGCTGCAATTCTTCATCTTGGTAATGTTGATTTTGCAAACGGGCAAGAGATTGACTCCTCTGTGATTAAGGATGAGAAATCTAGGTTTCATCTTAATATGACAGCTGATTTGCTCAA gtGTGATGCCAAGAGCTTGGAAGATGCACTAATTAAACGTGTGATGGTCACACCTGAGGAGGTTATTACAAGGACTCTTGACCTAGAGGCTGCATTGAGTAGCAGGGATGCTTTGGCCAAAACATTATATTCTCGCCTTTTTGACTG GATTGTACAGaaaataaacatttcaattggACAGGATCCTAACTCAACGTCAGCAATAGGAGTTCTTGATATTTATGGATTCGAAAGTTTTAAAACCAACAG tTTTGAGCAATTCTGTATCAATTTTACAAATGAAAAACTACAACAACATTTTAATCAG CATGTATTTAAGATGGAACAAGAAGAATATGAAAAGGAAGAGATTAACTGGAGCTACATTGAGTTTGTTGATAACCAAGATGTGCTGGATCTCATTGAGAAG AAACCTGGAGGAATCATTGCACTCTTAGATGAAGCTTG CATGTTCCCCAAATCTACTCATGAAACATTTTCTCAAAAACTGTACCAGACATTTGTGAAAAACAAACGCTTCATCAAACCCAAACTTTCTCGTACTAGTTTTACAATATCACACTATGCAGGGGAG GTGACTTATCAAGCAGATCTATTTTTGGAGAAGAACAAAGACTATGTGGTTGCAGAGCATCAGGAGCTGTTAACAGCTTCAAAGTGCTCATTTGTGGCTGGTTTATTTCCACCACTTCCTGAAGAAGCATCAAAGTCCTCCAAGTTTTCTTCTATTGGAACACGATTCAAG CTACAGCTGCAGTCTTTAATGGAAACCTTGAATTCAACAGAGCCTCACTATATCAGATGTGTCAAACCAAATAATGTCCTCAAACCTGCTATTTTTGAGAACTCGAACGTGATTCAGCAATTGCGATGTGGT GGTGTTCTTGAAGCTATCAGAATCAGCTGCGCTGGGTACCCCACTAGACGCACATTTTATGAATTTCTTCTTAGATTTGGTGTTCTTGCTCCAGAAGTTTTATCAGGGAA TCATGACGACAAGGTTGCATCTCAGATGATTCTGGACAAAATGGCATTAAAAGGTTATCAG ATAGGGAAAAACAAGGTCTTCCTGCGGGCTGGTCAGATGGCTGAGCTTGATGCCAGAAGGGCAGAGGTACTTGGAAATACAGCCAGGATTATCCAAGGGCAAATACGCACATACATTAGACGAAAGGAATTCGTTGCATTACGTCAAGCGGCAGTTCAATTGCAATCATGTTGGCGAG CTATGCTGGCTTGCAAACTGTATGGGCAATTGAGACGTGAAGCAGCAGCTCTAAAGGTTCAGAAGAACTTCCGATGTTATGTTGCAAGGAAATCATACTCAACATTGCATTGTTCTGCAATTACATTGCAAACAGGCATGAGAGCAATGGTTGCTCATGAAGAACATAGACTCAGGAAGCAAACTAAAGCTGCAATTAAAATCCAG GCTCATTTCCGCTGCCACAGAGCTTATTCTTACTATAAAAGTCTTCAGAGGGCTGCTATTGTCACTCAGTGTGGTTGGAGGCAACGAGTTGCTAGGAAAGAGCTTCGAAAGCTCAAAATG GCTGCAAGGGAGACAGGTGCCCTCAAAGAAGCAAAAGACAAGCTTGAAAAGAAAGTGGAAGAACTTACATGGCGCTTGCAGCTTGAGAAGAGATTAAGG ACTGAACTAGAGGAGACAAAAGCCCAAGAAACAGCCAAGTTGCAGGAGGCATTGCATGCATTGCAAATACAAGTAGACGAAGCAAATGTGAGAATTATACAAGAAAGGGAGGCTGCACAAAAAGCAATAGAAGAAGCACAACCTGTGATTAAGGAGACCCCTGTCATAGTTCAAGACACAGAAAAGATAAATGCCTTGACAGCAGAAGTTGAGAGGTTGAAG GCTTCACTGCTATCAGAAAAGCATGCTGCAGAAGAGGCAAAGAAGGCTTGTACAGATGCAGAGTCCAGGAATGCTGAACTTATGAACAAACTTGGTGATGCAGAGCAAAAAATTGATCAACTTCAAGATCTTGTACAGAG GCTTGAAGAGAAGCTTTCAAATAGCACATCAGAGAACCAAGTACTTCGTCAACAAGTTCTTACCATGTCACCGACTGAAAAAACTATATCTatacaaccaaaaacacctatTGTTCAG AGAACTCCTGAAAATGGAAATGTAATGAAAGGAGCAGCAAAGTTTATTCAT CGTATGGATCTGGCAGTATCAAGTCCAATGGAGCCAACATCTGAGGGAAAACCACAGAAGTCTCTCAATGAAAAGCAGCAA GAGAATCAGGACTTACTGATAAAGTGTATTTCACAAGACCTTGGATTTTCTGGAGGCAAACCAGTCACTGCTTGTGTCATATACAAATGCTTACTTCATTGGAGGTCATTTGAAGTTGAAAGAACTAGTGTTTTTGACTGTATAATACAAACCATAGCTTCAGCCATAGAG GCTGCGGATAGTAATGGTGTTTTAGCTTACTGGCTATGCAATACATCCACATTGTTGATGTTGCTCCAGCAAACACTTAAAGCAAGTGGCACTTCGAGTTTTACTTCACAACGACGGAGGTCACAATCAGCTGCTTTTTTTGGGAGGATGCCACAA GGCTTACGAACTTCCGTACAGACTGCTGGGCTTTCCTTTCTCAATGGGCGTACACTTGGGAGAATGGATGATTTACGTCAAGTTGAGGCCAAATATCCTGCTTTGCTGTTCAAGCAGCAGCTCACTGCCTTTCTAGAAAAAGTATATGGAATGATAAGAGACAATTTGAAGAAAGAGATCTCCCCTTTGATTAGTTTATGTATTCAG GCACCAAGAAGCTCCCGTGCAAGTTTAGTTAAAGGACGATTCCATGTTAATGCTGCTGCCCAACAAGCTCTGATTGGTCACTGGCAGAGTATTGTAAAAAGTCTAGACAACAGCATGAAGATAATGAAAGCAAACTAT GTTCCTCCCTTCTTGATTCGGAAGGTCTTTAACCAAATATTCTCATTTATCAATGTTCAACTTTtcaacag TCTCCTTTTGAGACGCGAGTGCTGCTCATTCAGTAATGGGGAGTACGTAAAATCTGGGTTAGCCGAATTGAAGAAGTGGTGCAACTATGCAACAGAAGAA TATGTAGGCTTGGCATGGGATGAATTGAAGCATATCAGAGAGGCTGTTGGGTTCCTC GTTATACACCAGAAGCCCAAAAAGACCTTGCATGAAATAACAAACGAACTTTGTCCT GTACTCAGCATACAACAACTGTATAGGATCAGTACAATGTATTGGGATGACAAGTATGGAACACGTAGCGTTTCTTCAGAT GTCATATCAAGAATGAAAGCTTTGATGGCTGAGCATTCTAACAATGGTGTCAGTAGTTCATTTCTGTTGGACGACGATTCAAG CATTCCCTTCTCTGTGGATGACATATCCAAATCGATACAAGTAGATGCTGGTGACGTTGAGCCCCCACCTTTAATTCGCGAAAACTCAGGTTTCATGTTCTTGCATCAACGCTCTGGCGGAAACAAAACAAATACACCAAGCATCAAAGCATAG